One Centroberyx gerrardi isolate f3 chromosome 2, fCenGer3.hap1.cur.20231027, whole genome shotgun sequence DNA window includes the following coding sequences:
- the dnajc25 gene encoding dnaJ homolog subfamily C member 25, whose amino-acid sequence MAAPAEHGRRVCRRAAAAASSWRFVVLLFSLSSLPAASALIEGLYCGTEVCYDVLGVDRQASKAEIARAYRQLARRYHPDRFRVGDPDLPGETQESAEKKFLQVATAYETLKDEDSRKDYDYMLDHPEEYYRHYYAYYRRRLAPKVDVRIVILVTICAISIFQFYSWHSSYNEAINYLVTVPKYRIQATEIAKQQGLLNRTKEKGKNRRSKEEIREQEEEVIRDIIKNKIDIKGGYQKPNLSDILLCKIVLFPYYLTTYVAWYSSWVYRFTICREEYGDEEKLYIIRRNMKMSQSQFDSLEDKLRETFLEKRLWIRENYEVYKQEQEEEMKVKMATDPRMKRYRRWMKNEGPGRLTFIDD is encoded by the exons ATGGCTGCGCCCGCGGAGCATGGGCGCCGTGTGTGTCGGcgcgcggcggcggcggcgtcgTCGTGGCGGTTTGTCGTGTTGCTTTTCTCCCTGTCGTCCCTGCCGGCGGCCAGCGCGCTGATCGAGGGCCTGTACTGCGGGACCGAGGTCTGCTACGACGTGCTCGGCGTCGACCGGCAGGCCTCCAAGGCGGAGATCGCCCGGGCGTACCGGCAGCTGGCCCGCCGGTATCACCCGGACCGGTTCCGCGTAGGAGACCCGGATCTGCCCGGGGAGACCCAGGAGTCCGCCGAGAAGAAGTTCCTGCAGGTCGCCACCGCGTACGAGACGTTAAAG gatgAAGACTCTCGTAAAGACTACGACTACATGCTGGACCATCCGGAGGAATATTACCGCCATTACTACGCCTACTACCGCCGCCGCCTCGCCCCCAAGGTGGACGTGAGGATCGTCATCCTGGTCACCATCTGCGCCATCTCCATCTTCCAG TTCTACAGTTGGCACAGCAGCTACAACGAGGCCATCAACTACCTGGTGACCGTCCCCAAGTACCGCATCCAGGCGACGGAGATCGCCAAGCAGCAGGGCCTCCTCAACCGGACCAAGGAGAAGGGGAAAAACCGGCGCTCCAAAGAGGAGATccgggagcaggaggaggaggtgatccGTGACATCATCAAAAACAAGATCGATATTAAAGGAGGCTACCAGAAGCCCAACCTGTCGGACATCCTGCTGTGTAAGATCGTGCTGTTCCCCTACTACCTGACCACCTACGTGGCCTGGTACTCCTCCTGGGTGTATCGCTTCACCATCTGCCGGGAGGAGTACGGAGACGAGGAGAAGCTCTACATCATCAG GCGGAACATGAAGATGTCTCAGTCTCAGTTCGACAGCCTGGAGGATAAACTCAGAGAAACCTTCCTGGAGAAACGGCTCTGGATCAGAGAAAACTACGAG GTGTACAAacaggagcaggaagaggagatgaaggtGAAGATGGCGACGGACCCGAGGATGAAGAGGTACCGGCGCTGGATGAAGAACGAGGGACCGGGCCGGCTCACCTTCATCGACGACTGA